One segment of Amycolatopsis alba DSM 44262 DNA contains the following:
- a CDS encoding (4Fe-4S)-binding protein produces the protein MTDRLPKKLAGHPSVQAVLANPRDKPSPMIDAAWLKEICLAAGADDAAAVSLDHPDLAGEREHVLRALPGTKTLVSLVVRMNRDDVRSPARSVANQEFHRSGEIINEAGHTIVRELQDAGYRAINPSATFPMEMENYPGRIWVVAHKTVAVAAGLGAMGLHRNVIHPKFGNFVLLATLLVDAEVSAHGEALDYNPCLECKLCVAACPIGAISKTGEFDFLACSTHNYREFMSGFTDWVQTVADSEDAADFRSRVTDSENVSMWQSLAFKPNYKAAYCMAVCPAGEDVLGPYLDDRRGFLGTVVKPLQDKVETLYVREGSAAKAYAERRFPHKPVKEVDGGYPKR, from the coding sequence GTGACCGACCGGCTCCCCAAGAAACTGGCAGGCCATCCGTCCGTACAGGCCGTGCTCGCCAACCCACGCGACAAACCGTCGCCGATGATCGACGCGGCCTGGCTCAAGGAGATCTGTCTCGCCGCCGGTGCCGACGACGCGGCGGCCGTCTCGCTCGATCATCCGGATCTGGCGGGCGAACGCGAGCACGTCCTGCGAGCGCTGCCGGGGACCAAGACCCTGGTCTCGCTCGTGGTGCGGATGAACCGCGACGACGTCCGCTCCCCCGCGCGCAGCGTGGCGAATCAGGAGTTCCATCGCAGCGGCGAGATCATCAACGAGGCAGGTCACACGATCGTCCGTGAACTGCAGGACGCCGGATACCGCGCGATCAATCCGTCGGCGACGTTCCCGATGGAGATGGAGAACTATCCCGGCCGGATCTGGGTGGTCGCGCACAAGACGGTCGCCGTCGCGGCCGGGCTCGGCGCCATGGGACTGCACCGCAACGTGATCCACCCGAAGTTCGGCAACTTCGTGCTCCTGGCGACATTGCTGGTCGACGCCGAGGTGTCCGCCCACGGCGAAGCCCTCGACTACAACCCTTGCCTCGAATGCAAACTGTGCGTCGCGGCCTGTCCGATCGGGGCGATCTCGAAGACCGGCGAATTCGACTTCCTCGCCTGCTCGACGCACAATTACCGCGAGTTCATGAGCGGCTTCACCGACTGGGTCCAGACCGTGGCCGACAGCGAGGACGCCGCCGACTTCCGGTCGCGGGTGACCGACTCGGAGAACGTGTCGATGTGGCAGAGCCTCGCGTTCAAGCCGAACTACAAGGCCGCGTACTGCATGGCCGTCTGCCCGGCGGGCGAGGACGTGCTCGGGCCCTACCTCGACGACCGCCGGGGGTTCCTCGGGACCGTGGTGAAACCGTTGCAGGACAAGGTGGAGACCCTGTACGTGCGGGAGGGTTCGGCGGCGAAGGCCTACGCCGAGCGCCGGTTCCCGCACAAGCCGGTGAAGGAGGTCGACGGTGGCTACCCGAAACGGTAG
- a CDS encoding thiolase family protein → MHDAVIVDAVRTPIGKGKPGGALHEVHPVQLLAHTLRALVERNGIDPALIDDVIGGAVDQVGEQAQNVTRWAALAAGLPESVPATTVDRQCGSSQQAVHFAAQGVMAGAYDVVIACGVESMSRVPMWSNVLPGTDPLGPGVAERYPEGLVPQGVSAELIAAKWSLTREAMDEFAVSSHRKAARAHELGRFASQLVPIETPSGLVSTDQSIRPGTDLETLAKLRPAFQDPAVAERFPQIDWSVTAGNSSPINDGASAVLITSSETAARLGLRPRARLHSFAVTGSDPLLMLTGVIPATEKVLRRAGLRLADIDLFEINEAFASVVLAWQQETGADPAKVNVHGGAIALGHPLGASGTRLMGTLVNALHHHGARYGLQAMCEGGGQANATILEAL, encoded by the coding sequence GTGCACGACGCGGTCATCGTCGACGCCGTCCGTACCCCGATCGGCAAGGGCAAGCCCGGCGGAGCCCTGCACGAGGTCCATCCGGTCCAACTGCTCGCCCACACGTTGCGTGCGCTGGTCGAACGCAACGGGATCGACCCGGCCCTGATCGACGACGTCATCGGGGGCGCGGTCGATCAGGTCGGCGAACAGGCCCAGAACGTCACGCGGTGGGCGGCGCTCGCGGCCGGGCTGCCGGAAAGCGTGCCCGCGACCACCGTCGACCGGCAGTGCGGGAGCAGCCAGCAAGCCGTGCACTTCGCCGCGCAGGGCGTGATGGCCGGCGCGTACGACGTCGTCATCGCCTGTGGCGTCGAGTCCATGAGCCGCGTCCCGATGTGGTCGAACGTGCTGCCCGGCACCGATCCCCTCGGCCCCGGCGTCGCGGAGCGCTATCCGGAAGGCCTGGTGCCACAAGGAGTCAGCGCGGAACTCATCGCCGCCAAGTGGTCGCTCACCCGCGAGGCGATGGACGAGTTCGCCGTGTCTTCGCATCGGAAGGCGGCGCGGGCGCACGAGCTCGGGAGGTTCGCCAGCCAGCTCGTGCCGATCGAGACACCGTCAGGCCTGGTGTCCACCGACCAGTCCATCCGGCCTGGCACCGATCTCGAAACACTCGCCAAGCTGCGCCCCGCGTTCCAGGACCCGGCCGTGGCCGAGCGATTCCCGCAGATCGACTGGTCGGTGACCGCGGGCAACAGCAGCCCGATCAACGACGGTGCCTCCGCCGTGCTCATCACCTCCAGCGAGACCGCGGCCCGGCTGGGTCTCCGGCCCCGCGCCCGCCTGCACAGTTTCGCCGTCACCGGATCCGACCCGCTGCTCATGCTCACCGGCGTCATCCCTGCGACGGAGAAGGTGCTCCGGCGCGCGGGGCTGCGACTGGCGGACATCGACCTGTTCGAGATCAACGAGGCGTTCGCCAGTGTCGTGCTCGCGTGGCAGCAGGAGACGGGGGCCGATCCGGCCAAGGTCAACGTCCACGGTGGCGCGATCGCGCTGGGCCATCCCCTCGGCGCGAGCGGAACCCGGCTGATGGGCACCCTGGTCAACGCGCTGCACCACCACGGCGCCCGGTACGGCCTGCAGGCGATGTGCGAAGGCGGCGGCCAGGCCAACGCGACCATCCTGGAGGCGTTGTGA
- a CDS encoding winged helix-turn-helix transcriptional regulator, producing the protein MTEGPRDCSIANAMEVIGERWSLLALREVFFGARRFDQIVRNTGASRDILTARLRKLVEAGILEKRLYEEHPPRYEYVLTEAGHALHHVLLNLMSWGDRYVTVGPPPTVWRHACGEELAPETVCAHCREPLREKDMTLVRSSRRARGS; encoded by the coding sequence ATGACCGAAGGACCGAGGGACTGCTCGATCGCCAACGCGATGGAGGTGATCGGGGAGCGCTGGAGCCTGCTCGCGCTGCGCGAGGTGTTCTTCGGGGCGCGGCGGTTCGACCAGATCGTCCGCAACACCGGGGCGAGCCGCGACATCCTGACCGCGCGGCTGCGCAAGCTCGTCGAGGCGGGAATCCTCGAAAAACGGCTCTACGAGGAGCATCCGCCGCGCTACGAGTACGTGCTCACCGAGGCGGGGCACGCCCTCCACCATGTGCTGCTGAACCTCATGTCGTGGGGCGACCGGTATGTCACGGTAGGGCCGCCGCCGACGGTGTGGCGCCATGCGTGCGGCGAGGAGCTCGCGCCGGAGACGGTGTGCGCGCACTGCCGCGAACCGTTGCGCGAGAAGGACATGACGCTGGTGCGGAGCAGCCGGCGCGCTCGCGGCTCGTGA
- a CDS encoding DUF2867 domain-containing protein, whose product MKLADTAHTTRSWRIHEIAGGFDLEDVWALETPGGPDDFDKLVTQFSAGDLAKGTPLPVRALWALRWKLGGLLGLDKPNSGLDTRVESLRDRLPEDLRDTPTGPDEDWMPFTPLYRLDDEFAAEMANRTMHGVLHIAWIEDEPGRYRGQMAVLVKPNGLFGRAYMGFIKPFRYLIIYPALMRMIAREWKTT is encoded by the coding sequence ATGAAACTCGCGGACACGGCCCACACCACGCGCTCCTGGCGGATCCACGAAATCGCCGGGGGCTTCGACCTCGAAGACGTCTGGGCACTGGAAACACCCGGCGGACCCGATGATTTCGACAAGCTGGTGACGCAGTTCTCGGCAGGCGACCTCGCGAAGGGGACACCACTCCCCGTCCGGGCACTGTGGGCGCTGCGCTGGAAGCTCGGCGGACTGCTCGGGCTGGACAAACCGAACTCAGGTCTCGACACGCGGGTGGAATCACTCCGCGACAGGTTGCCCGAAGACCTCCGCGACACACCCACCGGCCCGGATGAGGACTGGATGCCGTTCACTCCGCTCTACCGGCTCGACGATGAGTTCGCCGCCGAGATGGCGAACCGGACCATGCACGGCGTCCTGCACATCGCTTGGATCGAGGACGAGCCGGGCCGGTATCGCGGTCAGATGGCGGTCCTGGTCAAACCCAACGGCCTGTTCGGCCGGGCGTACATGGGATTCATCAAACCGTTCCGGTACCTGATCATCTATCCGGCGCTCATGCGAATGATCGCACGGGAGTGGAAAACCACCTGA
- a CDS encoding antibiotic biosynthesis monooxygenase: MTVGFVATHYPHADHHSEFVSRVQRVADVLRSTPGCLGAECWVTADGDAVVSIVHWESESAQAASMQALGTADVDVAFDDREVRPREIVQLVSA, encoded by the coding sequence ATGACTGTCGGATTCGTGGCAACGCATTACCCGCACGCCGACCATCACAGCGAATTCGTCTCGCGAGTCCAGCGAGTCGCGGACGTCCTGCGCTCCACTCCGGGCTGCCTCGGCGCCGAGTGCTGGGTCACCGCCGACGGCGACGCCGTGGTGTCGATCGTGCACTGGGAATCCGAGTCGGCACAGGCGGCTTCGATGCAAGCACTGGGCACAGCGGACGTGGACGTCGCCTTCGACGACCGTGAGGTCCGCCCGCGCGAGATCGTCCAGCTGGTGTCGGCATGA
- a CDS encoding TetR/AcrR family transcriptional regulator, which translates to MAAETRTPPNAWIDAGLLALAAGGPGAVRVEALAKALGVTKGGFYGHFADRGALLEEMLATWERMSTDLLFETVERGGGDARAKIRRAGLLAGDRLLPIDLAIRDWARRDPVVAERLRRVDNQRMDYLRSLMREIFADEDEVEARCLLAFSLLVGKHFMAADHGGRSRDAVTELAGSLILGGGPGHDS; encoded by the coding sequence ATGGCCGCCGAAACCCGGACCCCGCCGAACGCCTGGATCGACGCGGGACTGCTCGCCCTCGCCGCCGGAGGCCCCGGCGCCGTTCGCGTCGAGGCGCTCGCGAAAGCCCTGGGTGTCACCAAGGGCGGCTTCTACGGCCATTTCGCGGACAGGGGCGCACTGCTCGAAGAAATGCTCGCCACCTGGGAGCGGATGAGTACCGATCTGCTGTTCGAAACCGTCGAGCGCGGAGGCGGCGACGCCAGGGCGAAGATCCGGCGCGCGGGCCTGCTCGCCGGCGACCGCCTGCTGCCGATCGACCTCGCGATCCGCGACTGGGCCCGGCGCGACCCGGTGGTGGCCGAACGGCTCCGGCGGGTCGACAACCAGCGGATGGATTACCTGCGCTCACTCATGCGCGAGATCTTCGCCGACGAGGACGAGGTCGAAGCCCGCTGCCTGCTCGCGTTTTCGCTGCTGGTCGGCAAACACTTCATGGCCGCGGACCACGGCGGTCGCAGCCGGGACGCGGTCACCGAGCTGGCCGGGAGCCTGATTCTCGGCGGCGGGCCCGGACATGACAGCTGA